In Rheinheimera sp. MM224, one DNA window encodes the following:
- the ruvA gene encoding Holliday junction branch migration protein RuvA: MIGLLRGVILEKQAPDLLIDVAGVGYEVQLPLTSFYKLPEVGKEAVIYTHFVVREDAQLLYGFHTSTERALFRQLIKANGIGPKLALTILSGLSAQQFVRCVQHDDISTLVKLPGVGKKTAERLLIEMRDRLKDWGLNISTPVTDHLVLAGDEVDSFELVESAEQDAISALVALGYSQLQASKAVQKIKQADMSSEQLIKLALRSMI, from the coding sequence GTGATTGGATTATTACGTGGTGTTATTTTAGAAAAGCAGGCGCCGGATTTACTCATTGATGTGGCTGGTGTGGGTTACGAAGTACAGCTGCCTTTAACCAGTTTTTATAAATTGCCCGAGGTTGGTAAAGAAGCTGTGATCTACACCCACTTTGTTGTGCGGGAAGATGCACAGCTTTTATATGGGTTTCACACCAGCACAGAGCGTGCTTTATTTCGCCAACTGATAAAAGCCAATGGCATAGGGCCTAAGTTAGCTCTTACTATCTTATCTGGTCTGTCAGCCCAGCAGTTTGTCCGTTGTGTACAGCACGATGACATCAGCACGTTGGTGAAATTGCCTGGTGTTGGTAAAAAAACGGCAGAGCGTTTATTGATTGAAATGCGTGATCGTTTAAAAGACTGGGGGCTGAATATCAGCACTCCAGTCACCGACCACTTAGTGCTTGCCGGCGATGAAGTCGATTCGTTTGAATTGGTGGAAAGTGCTGAGCAGGATGCGATCAGTGCGTTAGTGGCTTTGGGTTATAGTCAGTTACAAGCCAGTAAAGCAGTACAAAAAATTAAGCAAGCCGATATGAGCAGTGAACAGCTAATCAAACTCGCGCTGCGCAGTATGATTTAA
- the ruvC gene encoding crossover junction endodeoxyribonuclease RuvC — MAIILGIDPGSRLTGYGVVRQTGQKFEYIASGCIRLTLNDIPDRLKQIFDGVSEIIQQTQPDVFAIEQVFMARNPDSALKLGQARGAAIVAAKNAGLEVFEYSARQVKQAVVGTGAADKTQVQHMIRTLLKLPGNPQADAADALAVAMCHGHTHQSLLHMAGQATKTVRGRLR, encoded by the coding sequence ATGGCTATTATCCTTGGTATTGACCCCGGCAGCCGTTTAACGGGCTACGGGGTTGTTCGCCAGACAGGGCAGAAATTCGAATACATCGCCAGTGGCTGTATCCGCTTAACGCTAAACGATATACCTGATCGGTTAAAACAAATTTTTGATGGTGTCAGCGAAATAATTCAACAAACCCAGCCTGATGTCTTTGCGATAGAGCAGGTGTTTATGGCACGAAACCCAGACTCAGCTTTAAAACTCGGGCAAGCCCGTGGTGCTGCTATAGTGGCTGCGAAAAATGCGGGTCTCGAAGTGTTTGAATACTCAGCCCGTCAGGTTAAACAGGCTGTGGTGGGTACAGGCGCTGCTGACAAAACTCAGGTGCAGCATATGATCCGCACCTTACTGAAATTGCCAGGCAATCCGCAAGCCGATGCTGCCGATGCCCTTGCCGTGGCTATGTGTCACGGGCATACTCACCAAAGTTTATTGCATATGGCAGGGCAGGCTACCAAAACGGTGCGCGGCCGCCTGCGCTGA
- a CDS encoding YebC/PmpR family DNA-binding transcriptional regulator, protein MAGHSKWANMKHRKARQDAKRVKIFTKLIRELTVSARISPDVDANPRLRTAVAKALLNNMTRDAIDRAIKRGAGEQDGSNYEELVYEGYGPCGVAIVVETLTDNHKRTVADVRSAFTKYGNMGTAGSVSYLFSKKGIISFAPGLSEDQVLDIALEAGAEDVVSHEDGSIEVITSPESFNDVREALEAAKLVADDAEITMVPSVKAEIDADHVVKFFKLIDMLEDFDDVQNVYHNADIADDVMALVP, encoded by the coding sequence ATGGCTGGTCATAGTAAATGGGCTAACATGAAGCACCGTAAGGCTCGTCAGGATGCCAAACGGGTCAAGATTTTCACCAAACTTATTCGCGAGCTGACTGTGTCAGCCCGTATCAGTCCTGATGTCGATGCCAATCCTCGTTTACGCACTGCAGTTGCTAAAGCGCTTTTGAATAATATGACCCGGGATGCGATAGACCGTGCTATTAAACGGGGCGCTGGTGAGCAGGACGGCAGCAATTATGAAGAGCTGGTGTATGAAGGCTACGGCCCTTGTGGTGTCGCTATCGTAGTAGAAACCCTGACCGACAACCATAAACGTACTGTGGCGGATGTTCGCAGCGCTTTCACCAAATACGGCAATATGGGCACTGCAGGCTCTGTCAGCTATTTATTCAGTAAAAAAGGCATCATCTCTTTTGCACCTGGTTTATCTGAAGATCAGGTGCTGGACATAGCCCTTGAAGCTGGTGCTGAAGATGTGGTCAGTCATGAGGATGGCAGTATTGAAGTCATCACCAGCCCTGAGAGCTTTAACGATGTGCGTGAAGCCTTAGAGGCCGCAAAGTTAGTGGCGGACGACGCTGAAATCACCATGGTGCCTTCAGTGAAAGCTGAAATAGATGCTGATCATGTGGTGAAGTTTTTTAAGCTCATTGACATGCTGGAAGATTTCGACGATGTGCAAAACGTCTACCACAATGCCGACATTGCGGATGACGTCATGGCGTTAGTGCCTTAA
- the aspS gene encoding aspartate--tRNA ligase, with translation MRSHYCGSLKAENIGQQVSLCGWVNRRRDLGGLIFIDLRDREGLVQVFFDPELTDLFTQAADLRNEYCVQLTGTVRARPESQINSEMATGEVEVYASSLTILNKSAPIPLDPNQNNSEEQRLKYRYIDLRRPLMSDRLKFRAKVTSFVRNFMDSHGFLDVETPILTKATPEGARDYLVPSRTHKGQFFALPQSPQLFKQLLMMAGLDRYYQIVKCFRDEDLRADRQPEFTQIDIETSFMTSEQVMEVTEQMVHQMFLQLLDVDLGKMPRMTYNEAMRLYGSDKPDLRNPMQFVDVADLVKDVEFKVFSGPANDNKGRVVALKVPGAAEKVSRKDIDNYTAFVGIYGAKGLAWLKVNDINAGAEGIQSPVAKFLTPEIISEILSRTQATTGDLIFFGADSYKVVCEAMGALRLKLGEDLGLTVQGWKPLWVVDFPMFEENDDGSFSAVHHPFTSPLDTAEFLATEMDKLDHRALLSNAYDMVLNGTELGGGSVRIHTPDVQAKVFQLLGISDEEAAEKFGFLLEALRYGAPPHAGLAFGLDRLVMLMTGATSIRDVMAFPKTATAACPLTDAPGEANPAQLAELGIQVVKKQ, from the coding sequence ATGCGTAGCCATTATTGCGGTTCATTAAAGGCAGAAAACATTGGTCAACAGGTTTCATTATGTGGTTGGGTTAACCGCCGTCGTGATTTAGGTGGTTTGATTTTTATTGACCTGCGCGACCGCGAAGGCCTGGTTCAGGTATTTTTTGATCCGGAACTCACTGACTTATTCACTCAGGCTGCCGATTTACGCAATGAGTACTGTGTGCAATTAACTGGTACAGTGCGTGCCCGTCCTGAATCTCAAATTAATAGCGAAATGGCCACAGGTGAAGTGGAGGTTTATGCTTCCAGCCTGACTATTCTGAATAAATCAGCGCCTATACCGCTGGATCCAAACCAGAACAACAGCGAAGAGCAGCGCTTAAAATACCGCTACATTGATTTACGCCGTCCTTTGATGAGCGACCGTTTAAAGTTCCGCGCCAAAGTGACCAGCTTTGTACGTAACTTTATGGACAGTCATGGCTTTTTAGACGTTGAAACACCGATTCTGACTAAAGCCACTCCAGAAGGTGCCCGTGACTATTTAGTGCCAAGCCGCACGCACAAAGGTCAGTTTTTTGCTTTGCCGCAATCGCCTCAGCTATTTAAACAATTGCTGATGATGGCTGGCCTGGACCGCTATTACCAAATCGTTAAATGTTTCCGTGACGAAGATTTACGTGCTGACCGTCAGCCGGAATTTACTCAGATTGATATCGAAACTTCGTTCATGACGTCAGAGCAAGTGATGGAAGTCACAGAGCAGATGGTGCATCAGATGTTCCTGCAACTGCTGGATGTCGATTTAGGCAAAATGCCACGCATGACGTACAACGAAGCCATGCGTTTATACGGCTCAGACAAACCAGACCTGCGTAACCCAATGCAGTTTGTTGATGTCGCTGACTTAGTAAAAGACGTGGAATTTAAAGTATTCTCAGGCCCGGCTAACGATAACAAAGGCCGTGTTGTTGCGTTAAAAGTACCTGGCGCTGCTGAAAAAGTGTCCCGTAAAGACATCGACAATTACACAGCTTTTGTTGGCATTTACGGCGCTAAAGGTCTGGCCTGGTTAAAAGTGAACGATATTAATGCGGGCGCTGAGGGTATTCAGTCACCTGTTGCCAAGTTTTTAACGCCTGAAATTATCAGCGAAATTTTAAGCCGAACTCAGGCGACTACTGGCGATTTAATTTTCTTCGGTGCTGACAGCTACAAAGTGGTCTGTGAAGCTATGGGCGCTTTACGTCTGAAGTTAGGTGAAGATTTAGGCTTAACAGTTCAGGGCTGGAAACCATTGTGGGTTGTGGACTTCCCAATGTTTGAAGAAAACGATGATGGCAGCTTTTCTGCGGTACACCATCCGTTCACTTCTCCTTTGGACACAGCTGAATTCCTGGCGACCGAAATGGACAAGCTGGATCACAGAGCGCTGTTATCCAATGCATACGATATGGTCCTCAACGGTACTGAGTTAGGTGGTGGTTCTGTACGTATCCATACCCCGGATGTACAAGCGAAAGTATTCCAGTTACTGGGCATCAGTGATGAAGAAGCGGCTGAGAAATTTGGTTTCTTACTGGAAGCTTTACGTTATGGTGCGCCACCACATGCGGGTTTAGCTTTTGGTTTAGACCGTCTGGTGATGTTGATGACAGGTGCTACCTCTATCCGTGACGTGATGGCTTTCCCAAAAACTGCCACGGCTGCTTGTCCGCTGACGGACGCACCAGGCGAAGCCAATCCGGCTCAACTGGCCGAGCTGGGTATTCAGGTGGTTAAAAAACAATAA
- a CDS encoding transporter substrate-binding domain-containing protein has product MIKKLILLFVLLTGCTAQAQSAAVVSALPASLKIGISSDTYPYMFVNEQSQPAGLVVDYWREVARQAGVKVEFIAADWADTLSMLDSGAIDLHGGLGRTVDREQQYLLGQSYLDIFSNVFVHRDLTGVHNLSDLKPHLVGVVERSTHIDSLTQQQADLVLKRYSSVSQMYDSALRGEIKAFTGLDRLPPRYADYLQLMAMYPVYKKVPVRKIELTFAVRKDQPLLLQALVDATAGVDLAFRDQLERQWLSVDTDPDTLLIGVSIGNQPYMHVSSIGDVQGIFVDLWRLWSKKTGIAVSFVPNQSEDSLAYLRKGRIDVQMAQVENAEKFAGLKPAYHLYNIYSSLFYDSASDLTDAAQLKNATLGLLHTASFRPQLQQQFPDAKIKVFATVDQMIEAVLKKQLTGFLASDVITRERLVQSSSQGSFKLFPGIRYESAVYSLIRTNEDDLYQNIQQGFSQISLDEMVKIENRWLSKEAGAYFQTFRDKVPLTTAERQWLNQHQQIRVGVMSDWRPVEFVDEKGEAQGITADILKLLNQRLDVQFVPTPYKDWDLLLQDYKSGKLQMVANISDLPERRSFSSFSLDYWTLQWIMIGKHDAQFDAKVALMPAQRIAIMREYQFVKQLKKDFPQHQVIEVDNLSQGLEMVVAGRADFVLDTVVASGIAMRDPRYVNLRAYLPTDLPVYPSYFGVHKDLPELLVILNKGIKTINDADRKSLQDKWLNLEIKQGLDQNRVFTLVLQIAGLSLVVIIGFLIWNFSLRREVNLRRKVEEKMRFMAGHDDLTQLPNRSLLIERLQTALHQHARHNEMLALMFIDLDGFKQVNDQHGHDLGDEMLVKLSALLSHCVRKTDTVARFGGDEFVILLTGLVDRDDAAIVAEKILLYLQEPLMLSACQATVGASIGIAIYPHDGTDAATLLKSADKLMYQVKQQGKSQYRFSR; this is encoded by the coding sequence ATGATTAAAAAGCTGATTCTGTTGTTTGTGTTACTTACAGGCTGTACTGCTCAGGCTCAAAGCGCTGCGGTGGTCAGCGCTCTTCCTGCATCGCTGAAAATAGGCATATCCAGCGACACTTATCCATATATGTTTGTTAACGAGCAGAGTCAGCCCGCAGGTCTGGTCGTGGACTACTGGCGGGAAGTTGCCAGACAAGCAGGTGTGAAGGTCGAATTTATTGCGGCTGACTGGGCAGATACCTTGAGTATGCTGGATTCTGGTGCCATCGATTTGCATGGTGGCCTTGGCCGTACCGTCGATCGTGAACAGCAGTATCTGTTAGGCCAGAGTTATCTGGATATCTTCAGTAATGTCTTTGTGCATCGTGATTTAACCGGAGTACATAATTTATCTGACTTAAAGCCTCATCTGGTGGGAGTGGTTGAGCGCTCAACCCATATTGACAGCCTGACACAGCAACAAGCCGACCTGGTGCTAAAACGGTATTCGTCTGTATCGCAGATGTACGACTCGGCATTAAGAGGCGAAATTAAGGCCTTTACCGGACTGGACAGATTACCTCCCCGTTACGCTGACTACTTACAACTGATGGCTATGTATCCTGTCTATAAAAAAGTGCCGGTACGGAAAATTGAACTGACTTTTGCGGTCAGAAAGGATCAACCGCTGTTGTTACAGGCCTTAGTGGACGCTACAGCTGGGGTTGACCTGGCTTTCAGAGATCAGTTGGAACGGCAGTGGCTTAGTGTAGATACCGATCCTGATACCTTATTAATTGGGGTTTCGATCGGAAATCAGCCTTATATGCATGTCAGTTCTATTGGGGATGTGCAGGGGATTTTTGTAGATTTATGGCGTTTATGGTCGAAGAAAACCGGCATAGCAGTGAGCTTCGTACCTAATCAGTCTGAAGACTCCTTAGCTTATTTACGCAAAGGTCGTATTGACGTACAAATGGCGCAGGTCGAAAACGCCGAAAAGTTCGCAGGTTTAAAGCCTGCTTACCACTTATATAACATTTATTCCTCACTGTTCTATGACAGCGCATCAGATCTGACAGATGCAGCTCAACTGAAAAATGCCACTTTGGGCTTGTTACACACGGCCAGCTTTCGTCCGCAATTACAGCAGCAGTTTCCGGATGCAAAGATCAAAGTTTTTGCTACTGTGGATCAGATGATTGAGGCTGTACTAAAAAAGCAGCTGACTGGTTTTTTAGCTTCTGATGTCATTACACGGGAGCGTTTGGTGCAAAGCAGTAGTCAGGGCAGTTTTAAGTTATTTCCCGGCATTCGTTATGAATCTGCAGTGTATTCATTGATCCGCACCAATGAAGATGACTTGTATCAAAATATCCAGCAAGGCTTTTCTCAAATCAGTCTGGATGAAATGGTCAAGATTGAAAACCGGTGGCTAAGTAAAGAGGCCGGGGCTTATTTTCAGACCTTCCGTGACAAAGTGCCATTAACTACAGCGGAGCGGCAGTGGTTAAATCAGCATCAGCAGATCCGCGTTGGAGTCATGAGCGATTGGCGTCCGGTGGAGTTTGTTGATGAAAAAGGCGAAGCTCAGGGCATTACCGCGGACATCCTGAAATTGTTGAATCAACGCTTAGATGTACAGTTTGTTCCGACACCTTACAAAGACTGGGACTTGCTGCTGCAAGATTATAAAAGCGGGAAGTTGCAGATGGTGGCGAATATTTCCGACTTACCAGAGCGGCGCAGTTTCAGCTCTTTTAGTCTGGATTACTGGACTTTACAGTGGATTATGATAGGCAAACATGATGCGCAATTTGACGCTAAAGTGGCCTTGATGCCAGCTCAGCGTATTGCCATCATGCGTGAATATCAGTTTGTAAAACAGTTAAAAAAAGATTTTCCGCAGCACCAGGTGATAGAAGTCGACAACTTAAGCCAGGGTCTTGAAATGGTGGTGGCTGGCAGAGCTGATTTTGTGTTGGATACTGTGGTGGCCTCCGGTATCGCCATGCGTGACCCACGTTATGTCAATTTACGGGCTTATTTACCAACAGACTTACCTGTGTATCCCTCTTATTTTGGCGTGCACAAAGATTTGCCGGAATTGTTGGTGATCCTCAATAAAGGCATCAAAACCATTAACGATGCTGACAGGAAAAGTCTGCAGGACAAATGGTTGAATCTGGAGATTAAACAAGGGCTGGATCAGAATAGAGTTTTTACCCTGGTGTTACAAATTGCAGGTTTGTCTCTGGTTGTGATCATTGGCTTTTTGATCTGGAATTTTTCGTTGCGTCGTGAAGTCAATCTGCGCCGTAAAGTGGAAGAAAAGATGCGATTTATGGCGGGGCACGATGATTTAACTCAGCTACCAAACCGCAGCTTGCTGATTGAACGTCTGCAAACGGCATTGCACCAGCACGCCCGTCATAACGAAATGTTAGCGCTGATGTTTATTGATTTAGACGGTTTTAAGCAGGTGAATGACCAACATGGCCATGATTTGGGTGATGAAATGCTGGTGAAGTTGTCGGCTTTGTTAAGTCATTGTGTGAGAAAAACCGATACGGTGGCCCGTTTTGGCGGTGACGAGTTTGTTATTTTATTAACAGGGCTGGTCGACAGAGATGATGCTGCCATAGTGGCTGAAAAGATTTTATTGTATCTGCAAGAACCGCTGATGTTGTCTGCCTGTCAGGCTACAGTTGGAGCCAGTATAGGTATTGCCATTTACCCGCATGATGGTACAGATGCGGCAACTTTATTAAAGTCTGCCGACAAGTTGATGTATCAGGTGAAACAGCAAGGCAAAAGCCAATATAGGTTCAGTCGCTAG
- a CDS encoding DUF72 domain-containing protein, with translation MLYLGCPVWANPQWKNLIFNSKLEPSEFLANYSRYFNSVEGNTSFYADPSAQTVARWAEQSSENFRFTLKVPKRLSHQFQQFQTEELQLWLDLIAPLADKLALVHLQLPAFFSPEHLSWLKQMLNTLCSSFSVAVEVRHPVFFDKAEHEITLNRLLRDFDAERVIFDSRALFSVPATTAALLDAQRKKPYLPVHAVALTKQPMLRFVGTDDMAVNQHYYQPWLGKMRQWLDEGKTPFCFFHSPDNLTAPVLARQFVMDLGIDHPILAPWPQDQTQLSLL, from the coding sequence ATGCTTTATCTTGGCTGCCCGGTCTGGGCTAATCCTCAGTGGAAAAACCTGATATTTAACAGCAAACTGGAGCCTTCCGAGTTTCTTGCTAACTATAGTAGGTATTTCAACTCTGTAGAGGGTAATACCAGTTTTTATGCCGATCCGTCGGCGCAAACTGTGGCGCGCTGGGCAGAGCAAAGCAGCGAAAACTTTCGTTTTACCTTAAAAGTACCTAAGCGTTTAAGTCATCAATTCCAGCAGTTTCAGACGGAAGAATTACAACTCTGGCTTGATTTGATAGCCCCTCTTGCTGACAAACTCGCCCTGGTGCATTTACAGTTGCCTGCCTTTTTTTCACCGGAGCATTTAAGCTGGCTGAAACAGATGCTTAACACTTTATGCTCATCCTTTTCTGTTGCTGTTGAAGTGCGTCATCCGGTATTTTTTGACAAAGCAGAGCATGAAATTACTCTGAACCGTTTATTACGTGACTTTGATGCAGAGCGGGTGATTTTTGACAGCAGAGCGTTATTTTCTGTACCTGCCACTACTGCAGCTTTACTGGATGCGCAGCGTAAAAAACCTTATTTGCCGGTGCATGCTGTGGCGTTAACTAAACAGCCGATGCTGCGTTTTGTCGGTACGGACGATATGGCCGTGAATCAGCATTATTATCAGCCCTGGCTGGGTAAAATGAGGCAGTGGCTGGATGAAGGTAAAACGCCTTTTTGTTTTTTTCATAGCCCGGATAATTTAACAGCCCCGGTATTGGCGCGGCAATTTGTGATGGATTTGGGGATAGATCACCCAATACTGGCGCCCTGGCCACAGGATCAGACCCAACTAAGCTTGCTTTGA
- the cmoA gene encoding carboxy-S-adenosyl-L-methionine synthase CmoA, with translation MQKDHIYADPLGHIQDFCFDSAVVDVFPDMIQRSVPGYQTIIQTIGKLTSRFQQANSNYYDLGCSLGAASLAMRRQITEPGCQLIGVDNSAAMVERCTSHLQAFRSDVPATVLLADIRDIPMENAAVVVSNFTLQFLAKEDRARLIERIYKALKPGGIFVLSEKIIETDATTHELLIDLHHDFKRANGYSELEISQKRTALENVMRPDSLAEHKARLSAAGFEHISLWFQCFNFCSMVAIKAEAQR, from the coding sequence ATGCAAAAAGATCATATTTACGCTGACCCTCTGGGCCATATTCAGGATTTTTGTTTTGACTCTGCCGTGGTGGATGTCTTTCCGGACATGATCCAACGCTCTGTGCCTGGCTATCAAACTATCATTCAAACCATAGGTAAACTGACCAGCCGTTTTCAGCAGGCCAACAGCAATTATTACGATTTAGGCTGCTCTTTGGGCGCCGCCAGTTTAGCCATGCGCCGTCAGATCACTGAACCTGGTTGTCAGTTGATTGGCGTCGACAACAGTGCCGCTATGGTCGAGCGATGCACCAGCCACTTACAAGCTTTTCGCTCTGATGTGCCAGCCACTGTATTACTGGCTGATATCCGTGATATTCCTATGGAAAACGCCGCTGTGGTCGTCAGTAATTTCACTTTGCAGTTTCTGGCCAAAGAAGACAGAGCCCGCCTGATTGAACGTATCTATAAAGCACTCAAGCCTGGTGGTATTTTTGTATTGTCAGAAAAAATTATCGAAACTGATGCCACAACCCATGAATTGTTGATTGATTTACACCATGACTTCAAACGCGCTAATGGCTATAGCGAGCTGGAAATCAGTCAAAAACGCACGGCTCTTGAAAATGTGATGCGCCCTGACAGCCTGGCCGAACATAAAGCCCGACTGTCAGCCGCAGGTTTTGAACATATCAGTTTATGGTTTCAGTGCTTTAACTTCTGCTCTATGGTGGCCATTAAAGCAGAGGCGCAACGATGA
- the cmoB gene encoding tRNA 5-methoxyuridine(34)/uridine 5-oxyacetic acid(34) synthase CmoB has translation MSRFQSFYQQIAGNKLLHWLETLPAKLKSWEQEALHGDFKQWQKVLDHLPVAAKSCVELKNKVEFGQPEDLNHGQKQRLEVLLRQLMPWRKGPFTLHGLNIDTEWRSDWKWDRVLPHISSLQHRTVLDVGCGSGYHLWRMKGEGAEFVVGIDPSQLFYCQFEAIKHFNPDPTVHLLPVGIDDMPELKAFDTVFSMGVLYHRRSPIDFLAQLKQQLRPGGELVLETLVIEGDEQAVLVPTDRYAKMRNVWFIPSTAALLLWLQRVGFKDAKVVDLSVTSLDEQRKTGWMENESLIDFLDPTDHSKTIEGYPAPLRAVIVAQA, from the coding sequence ATGAGCCGTTTTCAGAGTTTTTATCAGCAAATAGCAGGCAATAAGCTACTACACTGGCTGGAAACCCTACCCGCTAAATTAAAAAGCTGGGAGCAGGAGGCTTTGCATGGTGACTTTAAGCAGTGGCAAAAAGTACTGGATCACTTGCCTGTTGCAGCCAAAAGCTGTGTCGAATTAAAAAATAAAGTCGAATTTGGCCAGCCTGAAGACTTAAACCATGGTCAAAAACAACGGCTTGAAGTCTTGTTACGCCAGTTAATGCCATGGCGCAAAGGCCCTTTTACGCTGCATGGGTTAAACATAGATACCGAATGGCGCTCCGACTGGAAATGGGACAGAGTTCTGCCTCATATCAGCTCGCTGCAACACAGAACAGTGCTGGATGTCGGTTGTGGCAGCGGTTATCACTTATGGCGCATGAAAGGTGAAGGTGCAGAATTTGTCGTAGGCATTGACCCTTCACAGCTATTTTATTGCCAGTTTGAAGCCATTAAACATTTTAATCCTGACCCGACAGTGCATTTATTGCCGGTCGGCATAGATGATATGCCGGAGCTAAAAGCTTTTGATACGGTGTTTTCTATGGGCGTGTTGTATCACCGTCGCTCCCCTATCGACTTTTTGGCACAGCTGAAGCAACAGCTGCGTCCGGGTGGCGAACTGGTGCTGGAGACGTTAGTCATTGAAGGCGATGAGCAAGCCGTGTTAGTGCCAACTGATCGCTACGCTAAAATGCGCAATGTCTGGTTTATCCCAAGCACTGCAGCTTTGTTACTCTGGCTACAGCGGGTTGGCTTTAAAGACGCCAAAGTAGTGGATTTATCGGTGACAAGTCTGGATGAACAACGTAAAACCGGATGGATGGAAAACGAAAGTCTGATTGATTTTCTTGACCCAACTGATCATAGTAAAACCATTGAAGGCTACCCTGCACCGCTGCGTGCTGTGATAGTAGCTCAGGCTTAA